GTCGCCCAGATGGGTGTGGAACCGCTCCTGCAGGCCCTCGACACGGGCTGCGACGTGGTCCTGGCAGGCCGCTGCTACGACCCGGCGGTCTTCGCCGCGCCGGCCATCCGCCGAGGCTTCGACCCCGGCTTGGCCCTGCATATGGGCAAGATCCTGGAGTGTGCGGCCATCGCCGCCACCCCCGGCTCGGGCGCCGATTGCGCCATGGGCACGCTGAAGAAAGACTCGTTCATCTTGGAGGCCCTGAACCCCAAGCGCAAGTTCACCAAGGCTTCCACCGCCGCCCACACTCTTTACGAGAAGTCCGACCCCACCCATCTTCCGGGCCCGGGCGGCGAGATCGACCTGACCGACTGCACTTTCACCGAGCTGCCCGGCGGGCGGGTCGAAGTGCGCGGCAGCCGGCACGTTGATTCCGAGCGGTATTACGTCAAGCTCGAGGGCGTCCGGCGGGCCGGCTTCCGGACCATCTCCGTGGCCGGGACCCGCGACCCGATCATGATCGCCTCGATCGACCCGATCCTGAAGGCCGTCGAGGCCCAAGTTCGGGACATCCTGAAAGCCGAGAAGATCGCCGGCCGGGTCTGCTTCCACGTCTACGGCCGCGACGGCGTCATGGGCGCTCTGGAGCCCGAGACCGAGATTCGCGGCCACGAGCTGGGCCTGGTCATCGAGGCCGTGGCCCCGACCGAGCGCGAGTCGGAGTCGCTCTGCAGCCTGACCCGGTCCACACTCCTGCACTACGGCTACCCCGGCCGCATTTCCACGGCCGGCAACCTGGCCTTCCCGTTCTCGCCCTCGGACGTTAAGATGGGCGAGGTCTTCGAATTTTCGCTCTACCACCTGATGCCGGTCAAGGACCAGGGCATCTTCAAGATCCGGACCGTCCGGATCTGACCCGCAAGGAGTGCATCATGGCCCAATCCATCCTCAAAGCCGCCCGCGTCATCCGCTCCAAGAACTCCGGCCCGTACGAACTGACGCTTGACATCATCTTCAAGAACAAGCGATATTATGACCTGTTCCGGAGGCGGGGCATCGTCACGAAGAAGAGCATCGCCGCCCTCTACCGGCGACCGGTCAAAGACGTCCTCAAGCTGCTCTATTTCGAGCCCGCGACCGCCCTCAAGATCACCCTGCGGCGCCCCATCCCGTCCGGACACCCGGGCGAGACCGATATTTACGGCGCCCAGCAGCACGCGCCCCTGCTGCGGATCACCTACTAAGGCGCCGGGAGGTCCATGCGATACCGGTTCAGTTCCGGCCCGCGCGAGACGCTGGTCTACGCCACCTACTACGCCCCGCACGGCCGCCTGCGCCTCTACAGCGTCGCGGCCGAGCTGTCCCAGCGCTACCTGATGCCGACCGACCTGCTGATCGGAATCATCGGCGCCGAGGGCTCGGGCAAGTCGACTCTGATCAAGGGCCTCTTCCCGGGCCTGGAGCTGACCAACGACGACGACGGCATCAACGTCCAGCCGACGCCGCTGCTCCACTTCCAGCCGGACGACCCGTTCTCGGGCCACACCTTCCACATCGACATCCGCTACGAGTCGGCCTTCCATCAGATCTACGAGATCGTCGAGGCCGTCAACAGCGCCATCACCCGCGGCCGGCGGGTCATCATCGAGCACTTCGACCTGCTCTACGGGGCCCTGGGCTACAACGCCCAGGTCCTGATCGGGATCGGCGAGGAGATCATCGTGGCCCGGCCGACGATGTTCGGCCCCTTCCCCAAGTC
The DNA window shown above is from Candidatus Aminicenantes bacterium and carries:
- a CDS encoding alanine-tRNA synthetase second additional domain-containing protein; amino-acid sequence: MRYRFSSGPRETLVYATYYAPHGRLRLYSVAAELSQRYLMPTDLLIGIIGAEGSGKSTLIKGLFPGLELTNDDDGINVQPTPLLHFQPDDPFSGHTFHIDIRYESAFHQIYEIVEAVNSAITRGRRVIIEHFDLLYGALGYNAQVLIGIGEEIIVARPTMFGPFPKSIKSIVHRTIKFRRMAHSAEDIVNSILRRDHPYLLPSSHSDVKQGFVINFHHKPDIDLAELERKALEVIAQDVPISPVGEDRITIGDCAMPCTGTRTHVTSSGKIDNFRLIKEFKYDPIAKEYLLIGLIGRKTIVGFEDMVDVSRLDK
- a CDS encoding acyclic terpene utilization AtuA family protein, producing the protein MRKREDEFRVLSTTAILGYGFPQASFEAGLRRRPHLIAVDAGSTDPGPYYLGAGKSFTNRDAVKRDLRFMLKAGIARGIPVVIGSAGGSGARPHVDWCEAIVREIAREEKLKFRMAVVYADVDKRRVRAHLRKGEIVPLACVPPLDEETLDASINIVAQMGVEPLLQALDTGCDVVLAGRCYDPAVFAAPAIRRGFDPGLALHMGKILECAAIAATPGSGADCAMGTLKKDSFILEALNPKRKFTKASTAAHTLYEKSDPTHLPGPGGEIDLTDCTFTELPGGRVEVRGSRHVDSERYYVKLEGVRRAGFRTISVAGTRDPIMIASIDPILKAVEAQVRDILKAEKIAGRVCFHVYGRDGVMGALEPETEIRGHELGLVIEAVAPTERESESLCSLTRSTLLHYGYPGRISTAGNLAFPFSPSDVKMGEVFEFSLYHLMPVKDQGIFKIRTVRI
- a CDS encoding DUF4387 domain-containing protein: MAQSILKAARVIRSKNSGPYELTLDIIFKNKRYYDLFRRRGIVTKKSIAALYRRPVKDVLKLLYFEPATALKITLRRPIPSGHPGETDIYGAQQHAPLLRITY